The Streptococcus oralis genome segment CGAATGAGTCATAACGCAAATCCAAAGATTCTTTGTTTTGATATAAAGAGCTGAGAGTATGAAAGAATTTGTCAGCAATCCAAATAAAAACGGGAGAGTTTGCAGAGTTGCTAGGGAACCATCTATGTAAAAGAACAACAGATGCCAAATCGCCCAGCTGAAAAAAGTTAGGATTGTTGAGTGAAAATACGGTAGCTTCTCTTGTAAAATTGGTTGAAAGACATATCGCCATCCAATCTCTTCTATACCACCAAAGACAATAAATTTGAAGAACATCAAAAATGGGAGATACCAGCTAAATTCTACTATTTTCCCACCAAACATTAGAAAAGAAAAATCAAGGATAATTAGGAAAAAAGATAATAAATAGTGTTTATAACTGGTATGAATGTTTAAAAAATCGTTTACGATTTTCTTAAAATGAATATGAAAATAGTGAATTGCAACAATTATTCCCCAAAGAGCTGAAGAAATCCCACCTAGAAAGATTCCTAAAATAGTTAATAGATTGGAATGAATAGAAAAATGATTCAAGAGAAAGAAAAGGAGACAAGCTGATACTATTTGGCTAAATGTGCCTAGCAAATATACCACAATTGCCTTATTTCTTTTCATAGAGAATCCTTTCAATAATATTTTACGTAAAATAAATTATGTAAACAAAAGCTTACAACAACAAATCTTTTACTTTTCCAATTTCACTTTTGGGAATCACCAAGTGAATCATATCACCCAGATACATTCTAGTTGAGCCGTTAACTGTTTGGCTTTTGCCATTATGGACTTGGGTGGTGATGAGTACGTTATGTGGCAAGTTGAGTTCGTGAACCTGTTTTCCAGCGATTTTGTCAGATACAGGAATTTCAATTAGTGTTACTTCTCCTTCGTCTGTTGCTTCTTCTGGTAGCATTTTTTCCAGCATGGCCTCATAGACTGGAGCACCCTTGAGCAGATCCATGACGATATAGGCTACCAAGGTCACTAAGCCAAGTGGCATGAGGTTGCGAATATCTCCAACCATTTCGGTTACGAGTATCATGGCAGTTAAAGGAGCCTTGGATATTGCCCCAAAGTAGCCACTCATTCCTAAAATGACAAATATAGGGAATTGCTCCTGACTGACAAGCCTGAGATTGACACAAATGACACCAACTAGGGCACCAAGTAAGGAACCAAGCGCCAGAATGGGAAGGAAAATTCCTCCTGGAAGGCCACTTCCATAACTAATCATACTCCAAATAAAGCGGATCAAAAAGTATGCTAATAGAACCTGAAAATTAAAATCTTGCTCAGTCAAAGAAAGAACGACCTGATTTCCACCACCAAGGATTTGTGGCAAGAAAATCCCGACTGGTATGATAAGGATAAAGGCTAGGATTGGATAATAAGCTTTATCCAAATGGATTTTTTGACCAATCCAGTCATAAATTCGACCAACATTGAGTACAGCTTTCTCATAGAGAAAACCAGAGAGTCCTAGAAAAACTCCCATAAGGAGATAAATCCAATACTGGTCCAGGGTCATGAGAGGAATATTATCTGGCATATCCAGTACGGGTGTTAAGCCAAATATGAGTAATGAGACAAAGTTTGCTACGAGACTGGCTGCTAGAGTTGATACCCAGAAAAATCGGGAAAAATGGTGATAGACTTCTTCTACAACAAAGAGGAGACCTGCAATCGGTGCATTAAAGGCAGCAGCTAAACCTGCAGCAGCTCCACTGGCAATCAGGGAGCGTTCCTCTACTGGGCTAGATTTGAGCCACTTGGCAATACCTTTACCACCAACTGCTCCAAGTTGAATACTTGGCCCTTCTCGACCTAGCATAAGGCCACTGGCAATAGCAAGAATACCTAATACATATTTCTTCCAGAGAACACTCCACCAATTAAGTGACATGAGCCCTTTTAATTCGGCTTCGACTTGAGGAATTCCTGAACCCTTAATATCTTTTTCTGACCGAGTTAATCTCGCACTGAGCCAGCAAACTATTAAATAAAATAGGCCAATGATAAAAAGATTGCGCACTAGGTGCGCTTGATCTTGATAAAGGCCTTGAACAAGGTGAAAACCTTTTTCAATCAAATAACGAAAAGAACCTACGATGAGACCGACAAAGATACCAACGATAATTCCTCGTCCAACTTGGGATAATATAGTGCTTGAGGCAAAGGCAAATTCTTTCTTGGAGCGGATTATTTCTGACTGTTCCTCCATAATTATTTCCTCTTACTTATCTTTCTTAGTTGAAACCAGTGTTTTGACTGGTTCAAAACTGGTTCGGTGAATTGGGGTGACACCTAGTTTTTCTAGTCCTTCTAGGTGTTTAGCTGTTCCATAGCCTGCATTAGTCCTGAAATCATAGTCAGGATATTGATTATCATAGTCCTTCATAATATTATCCCGTGTTACCTTGGCCACTATAGATGCGGCCGCGATTGAGAGGGAGTTAGCATCTCCTTTGATAATGGAGGTTTGTGAAATTGGTAACTCCAGTTTCATGGCATCTATCAAGAGATGCTCAGGTTGCGGACTGAGCTGGAAGATTGCTTCCTTCATGGCCAGTTTGGTCGCTTCGTAGATATTGACTTGGTCAATGATGTAATTATCCATGATTCCGACGCCGATTGCCAATGCTTGTTCTTGAACGGCTTGATAAATTTCCAAATGTTTCTTTTTGGGGATTTTTTTGCTATCGTTGAGACCTCTGATTTTACAATCTTTCGGCAAGATAACGGCTGCAGCGACCACAGGTCCAGCCAGTGGACCACGACCAACCTCGTCAACACCTGCTATCAAGGTCATTCCTTGCTTGTAAAGTTCTTTTTCATAGGACAGCATGGATTCCAACCGAAGATCCTCATCCAGTTCTGCCTGAATGGCTTTTTTACGCTTGTTGATTTCCTTTTGAACTCCAGATCGAGTATCTTTTTCGAATTCCAGAAAAAGAGGATTGCCTAATTCTTTGACAGTAGCAAGAAGTTCTCTGATTTCTTTAATCGTCGTCATCTATATCGTCCAATGTATCTAAGGTGTAGTTACCGAGTTTTCCATCACGAACTTCCTTCACGAAAAGACTGTAAAAGCGGTCGTAGTCATCTCGGAAACCGAGGGCACGGGTCATATCCATGATGATAACAGGAGCTTCTTCTTCAATTTTCATTTGTTTGAAACGTTCAGCTAGCTTATCTGGATAATGTTTTTTGAAATAATTGAGACCAAAAATAGTCACTTCATCCATTGGGAGTAGTTGATCTTTGATAGCTCCCGTCAAGGCTAGTTTAAGTGCGACAGCATCATCCTCAAACTTAGGCCAGAGAATCCCTGGTGTATCTAGGATTTCAAGGTCTTTATTGGTTTTGAGCCATTGTTGCCCCTTGGTAACACCTGGTTTATTGCCGACCACCGCAATCTTTTTACCAGCCAAACGGTTCATGAGAGTTGACTTACCGGCATTTGGAATTCCGATAATCATGGTCCGCAAGGTTTCAATTTTAATACCGCGTTCTTTCTGGCGTGCAATCTTATCAGCCATAAGCTTTTTAGCAGCATCAGTCACAACTTTTACAGTAACTTGCTCTTTGGAATTGATGGCCAGTGTTTGAATTCCCTGTGATTCAAAATACTGACGCCATTCTTTTGTCATCGCTGGATCAGCTAGGTCTGCCTTGTTTAAAATTAAGAGTTTGGGTTTATCACCAACAATTTTATTTAACATAGGATTTTGACTAGATAAAGGTAGACGCGCATCCACCAAAATCGTCACAAAATCAACAAATTTTAAATTCTCCTGAACCTGTCGCCGAGCCTTAGACATGTGGCCCGGAAACCATTGAATAGTAGCCATAATATTTTCCCCTTCCGACTAAAAAAACGTAATAAAACGTTTTCTTTCTCACCATCTATTCTATCATAAATTAGGTGCTTTTGCACAGGCTTTGACTAAAATAAAATCATGCTATATCACATAACTTAATTTATGTAATTCAATGTTTGCTTGACTTTATTTGCCGTTTCGTATATACTTTGTATATACGATTTCGTGGAGGTAGAGTGATGAATACAGTAAAGACTCGGAAGGTGGGAAATTCTCTCACTGTGACCATTCCTAAAAATTTGGGTATGACGGAAGGTCAAGAAATGGTTGTCTACAAAGGAGTTGATGGGGTTATTGTCTTGGCTCCGAAACTAAAAGATCCTTTTGATGGGATTGCTGATTTAAGAATGACAAATGATTTTGAAGGAGTAAGGTTACTTGATAGCGAAATCTGAGTATATTCCTGAAAAGCAAGATATCATTTGGCTGGACTTTGATCCATCAGTTGGTCGGGAAATTCAAAAACGGCGCCCTGCCTTGGTTGTTTCTAGGAGAGAATATGCCTTGCGAACTGGTTTTGTGGCCGTCTGTCCTATCACTCATGGTCAACAACGTTTGGCAGAAAAAGGCTTGCTCGTTCCAGTCTCGTCGGATAAGGTAAATGGTGCTGTCAATCCCTTTCAACTCTATACCTTTGATTTTCGAATGCGGAATGCTCAAAAAATAACTAGAATGGATACGCAACGTTTTCAGAAAGTGGTTCAACTGTATCAATATATCTTTGAAGATACTTAAATCCTACCATGTATAGACAAGGTAGGATTTTTTCTATATGAGCAATCTATCTAAAAATGGGTGAAGGCAATTGAGGAGAATCCCTCTAATCCAAGTTGATTGAGCTGAAGATAGGTGGTCCGTTTCTAGACATTCTTTTAGAAAATTCCTCACCTGATCTGGAGCAATTTCAAACTCAAAGGCCTTCATCTTGTAGAAAAAGTCGATTAAATGCTCAGACATGTAATCCTCTGAAAAGGGAACTTCTCCAGTTTTTCGATATTCTAGTAAGAGTCGGGAGAATCTTGCTTTTTCATCTGGCAAATCACGAAAATAAGAATTGAGAATCCAAGTCTGCTTCTGCTTTCTTTCAATAGGATCTTGATTTGCAATTCGCTGGTCTTTTTCCAGCTCTTTTTGGTTTTGCTTTGCCTTGATGGCCCGTTCTTCTCTATTTTTACCAAAAAGGATTTTCTCCCACTTTCGTTCTTCTGGTGTGAGAGTTTCTGTAAAGCCGAAGTAATCTTGATAGGCGCGTTCAGCGGGCCCCATGGCTAGGATGAGATTATCTGCGTATTGCTTGGCGATTTTATCTCTTTTCTTGCGTTCTTTCTCTGCCTGAATCCGTAAATGCTGCTCGCAGTCTATTTTCTCCTTGCCTAGTTTGATAAGGTATAGTTGGTCATCAGACTTTCCGAGTAGAAAGGGTTTGATGCACTTTTCAAGGACTTCTTCCAGACGAGCCTTCTTTTTTGGCTCTGCCTTAGTCCAACTTCCTCCTTGAAAGACTTCTAGGAAAAGCTGGTAATCTTTCTCAGGTGCAAATTGATTGCCACGATTGGCTTTGAAAACACCTTTTTCCCAAAACCATTTTAGAAGTCGTTCGTCAAAGTCGCTTTTATTGACCTTGATTTTTTCCTTTTTCTTGACTTTTCTAGTCAGATTTTCAAGCTTTCTGAGAAGTTTTTCTTCCTCTTACAGTTGCTGCTCGAGACTAATACGATGAAAATGTCGAACACAGTCACTTCCGATAGGAAAGAGACGTTGTCCTGTGACATTGTTAAAGAGTTCGTAAGCGTACTTAATGGCATTTCCGCAGATACAGTTACTGCGCCCAATACCATTAAAAATCAAGGAAACTTCATTCCATTCCATTCCTTGGTAGCTTGATCCCAAGTATCAGCTTTTGAAGCCTGTAACACCGCATCATGCAGGGATTTTCTAACTGGAAGTGGCATGAGGTTTCCTTTCTAATACTCAATGAAAATCAAAGAGCAAACTAGGAAGCTAGCTGCAGGTTGGTCAAAGCACTGCTTTGAGGTTGTAGATAGAACTGACGAAGTCAGCTCAAAACACTGTTTTGAGGTTGTAGATGAAACTGACGAAGTCAGTAACCTTACATACGGCAAGGTGAAGCTGACGTGGTTTGAAGAGATTTTCGAAGAGTATAAATTATACTTTTACAACTTGAACCTCGTCTTTACCAAGTAAAATCAAGTATTTTTCAATGTTTTCAATCGAATAAGCCCGTGACAAGGCTTCTCCATAGAGGGCTAACTGACCACGATAGCGGTCTATGAGTTGACTTGGTTGATCGTAACGGTCTGTTTTGTAGTCGAAAAGAACGATACGATCCTCATAAAGCAGATAGCCGTCCAAGATCCCACGGACAACAAAGTCTTCCTGACTCTTTTGGTCGCGTTTGAGCATAGAAAAAGGTTGCTCGCGGTAAAGATGGCTGGTATTAGCGAGAATTTCCTGACCAAGTGCTGTATCAAAGAATGCTAGGATTTTAGAAAGATTGATCTTGTCTCTAGCAGCTGGACTAGTTTGAACTTGTTTGAGAGTTTCTGTCAGGCTAGCAAGGGTTGGTTGCTGACTGAGGTTAATTCTCTGCATGAGTTCGTGGATTGCACTACCAATCTCAGCTCCTGTTACCTTTTCTTTAGTTGCAAAATCTGGTAAATCAAAGCTGATTCGCTTTTCCGGTGATTGAGTTTGGTTAGTAATTTCTACCCCTTCCATATCCATAACCGGTTCGTAGAATTTCTTGATTTGGCTTGGGGTTTGAACACTAGGAAGCTCAATAGCTGCGTGGTGAAGAGTATTATAAACTTCCACCTCTTTCAGCATTTCCAGAGCTTCTTTGATGGTCTCTGACTGACGGTTGCTTGATTGAGAGCTATCTTGTAGAGGACTCTTGTTTTCCAACTCTCCGATAGCTTCTCCAGTCAACTGGTCTTCACCAATAAAACGATAGCTAAAGTTGAGATCTTCCTTGGCAAATACTTTACTGATAGCCCAGACCCAATCTTGGAAATTTCTTGCTTGCAGTCTGGTATTGCTATCTAATTTTCCGTTATTTGCTGCTGGGTATTCCTTTGCTTCCAGCTTTTCACGAGAACCCTTGCCAACAAGATAAAGTTTTCTCTCCGCCCTCGTCATGGCAACATACAGCAGACGCATCTGCTCTGAATAGCTAGCCAGTTGCAGTTCTTCTTCATTCTGCGTATAAGTTAGGCTAGGAATGGAGAGTTTGAGGGTTTTAGGATAGTGTGCTTCCACTGCTCCTGTTTCCACCTTGGCAATGTATTTGACACCAAGCCCATTTTGACGGCTGAGAATGACGTCTGACATCGAGTCTTGCTTGTTGAAGTCCTGATCCATATTGAGGATAAAGACGTAAGGGAACTCCAGCCCTTTGCTCTTGTGAATAGTCATGAGTTCCACGGCATCTTTAGGCGGTGCGACGGCTACGCTTGCGAGGTCATGCTGAGCTTCTAGGACTTGGTCAATCATACGGATAAAACGAGATAAGCCCTTAAAATTACTCTTTTCAAACTGGTCAGCGCGCAGAGCTAGGGCATAGAGATTAGCTTGTCTAGCAGGTCCGTTTGGCAAGGCTCCAACATAGTCATAATAAAAACGGTCACTATAAATCTTCCAAATTAAGTCATAGAGAGAGTGGGTTTTGGCATACAAGCGCCAAGAATCCAAAATATCCATGAACTGATTTAATTTTTCCGCTAGAGCTGTATGAATTAACTCTTTCTGGCTAGCTACTTGTTTTTGAGCAGTGACCAGTTTCTCATATAGATTCTCTTGGACTTTATCTTCTACTTTCTGAAGGGACAAGCGTGCCAACTCGTCCTCATCAAAGCTAAACATAGGAGACTTCATAAGGGCAACCAAGGCATAGTCTTGCAGGGGATTGTGGATGACACGGAGAGTGTCCAGCATGACTTGTACTTCTAGGGATTGGAGATAATTGTTTTGCTCACCGTCGGTTTTGATAGGAATCCCGTACTCAGACAGGGCAAGTAGAATCTGGTCATTTCGACTGCGACTGGAGGTCAAAAGTGCGATTTCCTTAAAAGCAACACCTTTTTCCTGATGAAGCTTCAGGATTTCCTTGATGACCAGGCGCATTTCCCCAGTGAGTTTCGTGTCTGCCTGACTCTCTTCCTCTTCTTGCCCACTATCGTCCTTATCGTAGAGGAGAAATTCTGCCTTGTTGTCTGGATTAGGAGTTAGTTTGGTATTGGCAAAAACAAGCTGGTGCATGCTGTCATAGTTGATTTCGCCGACCTCTTGGTCCATAAGGCGTGCAAAAACATCATTGGTTGCAGACAGCACTTCTGAACTACTACGGAAATTTTCCTTGAGGAGAATCAGCTTGCCTTCTTGAGGATTTTGCGCATAGCGTTGGAATTTTTCATTGAAAATCTGCGGGTCTGCCTGACGGAACCGGTAGATGGACTGCTTGATATCTCCCACCATAAAGCGATTGTGGCCATTCGACAGCAATTCCAGCATTCGTTCTTGAATGTGGTTGGTGTCCTGATACTCATCGACCATGACCTCGTGGAATCGTTCCTGATAAGCCTCGCGGACTTGTGGGAAATTTTCTAAAATTTCAATGGTATAATGGCTGATATCAGCGAATTCAAAGGCGTTTTCCTGACGTTTACATTCACGATAAGCCTCCACAAAATCACTCATAAAGGTTTGGAAGGTTTTAGCTAGCTCCCAAGTATCTTCATGATAATGTTCTTGGTAGTCGAGAATCGTTATCTGGTCCGCCAGTTGTCCAAGTTTTGAAAACTGGGCCTTTCTCTCCTCATTGTAGGCATCTGCCAGTGGCTTCAAATCAGCCTTTCGACTAGAGTTAGCTAGAGCCCGACCATTTTTCTCCTTAGAGATGACGACAACACGAGCAAGCACTTCTTGATAAGCCAGACTATCGGACTCTTGATTTAAGGAGCTAATTTCATCCAGAACCTGTTGAACAGCTTCTAAATAGGCAGCTTTGGGAAACTCCTTGGCATCATTATCCAGATGATAACAGAAGAAACTTTCCAAGTCCCAAAGCGCCTGCTTGATTTGCTCAGTTAGTTTGTCTTTCTCATTTGCAAAGTCAGCTTCTTCAAACCCTTTGAGAAAAAACTCGTTCAACCATGTTTGGGGACTGCTGGTGGATTGAAGAAAATCATAGATTTTGTAGACTTGCTGGCGCAGACCTCGTTCATCCTTGCCTCGTCCAGCAAAGTTCTTCACCAAGCTACTAAATTTCTCTTTATTCTCACCTTGGTAATGGGCTTCAAAAACCTGATGAAAAACTTCGTTCTTTAAGAGTAACTGTTCACTTTCATTTTGCAGAATACGGAAGTTCGGTGCAATATCAATCAGATAGCCATGTTTGTCAAGGAATTTTTGTGTGAAGGAGTCCATGGTTCCGATGGACGCGTTTGGCAGATCTGCCAACTGGCGTCCCAAGTGTTGTTTGAGATCAACATCATCGGTTTCTTGGATTTTCTGGCTGATTTTTTTCTCCAAGCGTTCCTTGAGTTCAGTCGCAGCCTTAACGGTAAAGGTTGAGATAAAGAGTTGACTGATTTCCACACCACGTGCCAATTGGTCCAGAATGCGCTCGGACATAACAAAAGTCTTTCCAGAACCAGCAGACGCTGAAACGAGGATATTTTGACCAGAAGTGTAGATGGCTTCGATTTGCTCGGCTGTTTTCTTCTGTTCCTTGCTCGAACTCGCTTCTGCTTCTTGCAATTTTTGAATTTCTTCCTCAGTTAAAAAGGGAATAGCATTCATCGATTCAACTCCTCTCTCATTTTTTCAAACCAAGCTTGCTTGAGCTTTTCTCCGACCAGACGCTTGCCATCCTCTAGGTCTAACTTTTCTAGGAAACGGGCTTGTCCCAAGTGGTAATTAGCTTCAAAGCCAGTAATAGCCTGATGTTGTTGAACGTATGGGGCAATACTTCTGCCATTCTCTGTGTATGGATTGATGGCGAACTTACCTTGTAAAATCTTCTCAGCTGCCTTCTTGTAAAGATGGGCATTATAGTCTAGTAAGAGCTGGAATTCCTCGTCTGTCAGCTGATTGGCCTTGTTTTTATTGTAAAATTCGCCTAAATGACTACTTTCTTTCTCTAAAAAGAGGCCTTGATATTTCATAGACTTGCTGGCTTCCACTACTGCTCCTGCCAAACTCTTAACGGTCAAGAGAGATTGGACAGGCTCTGCCATTTCCAAGTACATAGCGCCGAAAAAGTTCTGCTCTCCTGCTCTTTTAAGTGCAGCAAGATAGGTTGGCAGTTGGGAATTAAGTCCATTAAAGAAATGAGGAAACTGGAACTGAGTCAAACTTGACTTATAGTCTACCACTCCTAGCGCTCCATCAGCTTTCAAACGGTCAATTCGGTCCACCTTACCTCGCACATGGACACTGCGACCATTATCCAACTGGATAAAGGGTTGGTCTCTGCCGCCAAATGTTGCCTCTTCCTGAATGGTCTCAATGGCTGGATTATGACGTAGGATGTGGCAAGTGGTCCTAGCGACATCAAGAAGAACTTCCTTGGTAAACTGGGCTTCAAAACTTTCTTGATAAATGGCTTCAAATTCCCGTTCTTGACTTGTTTCCTTAATAGCTTGTTCCAGACGGTGGTCAAAGGAATTTTCAGCAGGTAGTTTCAAGGCACGTTCAAAAATACGATGCAAGAAATTCCCGTGACTGCGAGCATCTGGGCGCAGGCGCAATTCTTCCTGCAAACCTAAGACATAACGGAGGAAATAACTGTATTCATTGCGGTAAAACTCTGTCAAACCAGATGTAGACAGGTAAAACTCTTTGTCAGCAGGGTATAGAGCCTGCAAGGTCTCTTTCTCTAATGGCTTGCTGCTTGGACTGGTTGGGAGTGCTGGATTTGTAAGACCTTTTTGATCGAGTTTTTTACCCATCACACGCGCCAAGACCTTGACAAAGGTCACATCTTGTTCATTTTCACTAGAAGCAGTTTGCTGATGATAGGCAACGAGACTAGACAAGAGACTGTGATAAGAACCCATATCTTCTTTGCTAAGATTTTTATGGTTCATCCTCTTTTCTATCCGGCTAAATCCAAAACTCACCAGTTCCTGAAGATAGGCAGATTCCTTGCTCTCGTTTTCATTGAGAAGACTGGGTGCTGATAACACCAACTGTTTACGGGCAGCATTAACTAAGGAAAGCATGGTATAGCGATTTTTCTTGAGATTTTCGCTACTTGCAATCAGTAATTGCGCTCCCTCTTCTGTCGCTTGGTTTAGGCTTTGTCTTTCTTCATCTGTTAAAAGGCTGGTATTTTGCGCGATTTTTGGCAAATGATCCTGAGTCAGCCCAATGGCGTAGACAAAGTCAGCGGTCAGAGGTGCAATCAGATCGTAACTCTGCACCAGAACGGTGTCCACAGTTGCTGGAATAGTACGGTACTGAGAAAGGCTCATCCCAGAATGAAGCAAGGACAGGAAGTCTTCTAGACTAACTTGTGAACCGGCAAAAACGGTCGCAAATTGTTCAAAAACATGGCAGAAAGCTTTCCAAACTTCGGCTTGTCTTTCCTGTTCTAGAGTTTCCATAGTAGCTGTCAATTCTTGCATCTGCTTGCTTAAAGCAGCACTTTTTAGAAAAGTATTCCACTTTTGCAAGAGATTTTCAGTCTTTTG includes the following:
- the rexB gene encoding ATP-dependent nuclease subunit B, whose protein sequence is MKLLYTDIRTSLTKILTREAEELVAAGKRVFYIAPNSLSFEKERAVLECLSQQASFAITVTRFAQMARYLILNDLPTKTSLDDIGLGMAFYKCLAELDPKDLRVYGAIKQDPQFIQQLVELYHEMTTAQMNFLDLESLTDEDKRADLLLIFEKVTAYLNQGQLAQGSQLSHLIEAIENDKVSSDFSQIALIIDGFTRFSAEEGHVVDLLHRKGAEIVIGAYASKKSYTSPFTEGNLYQASVEFLHHLGAKYQTPAQNRSQTHEKIDSFDKASRLLESSYDFSELALDVDEKDRENLQIWSCLTQKEELELVARSIRQKLHDHPDLSYKNFRILLGDVASYQLSLKTIFDQYQIPFYLGRSESMAHHPLTQYVESILRLKRYRFRQEDLINLLRTGLYTDLSQADIDAFEQYLRYLGINGLPAFQQPFTKSHHGKFDLARLNAIRLRVLAPLETLFASRKQKTENLLQKWNTFLKSAALSKQMQELTATMETLEQERQAEVWKAFCHVFEQFATVFAGSQVSLEDFLSLLHSGMSLSQYRTIPATVDTVLVQSYDLIAPLTADFVYAIGLTQDHLPKIAQNTSLLTDEERQSLNQATEEGAQLLIASSENLKKNRYTMLSLVNAARKQLVLSAPSLLNENESKESAYLQELVSFGFSRIEKRMNHKNLSKEDMGSYHSLLSSLVAYHQQTASSENEQDVTFVKVLARVMGKKLDQKGLTNPALPTSPSSKPLEKETLQALYPADKEFYLSTSGLTEFYRNEYSYFLRYVLGLQEELRLRPDARSHGNFLHRIFERALKLPAENSFDHRLEQAIKETSQEREFEAIYQESFEAQFTKEVLLDVARTTCHILRHNPAIETIQEEATFGGRDQPFIQLDNGRSVHVRGKVDRIDRLKADGALGVVDYKSSLTQFQFPHFFNGLNSQLPTYLAALKRAGEQNFFGAMYLEMAEPVQSLLTVKSLAGAVVEASKSMKYQGLFLEKESSHLGEFYNKNKANQLTDEEFQLLLDYNAHLYKKAAEKILQGKFAINPYTENGRSIAPYVQQHQAITGFEANYHLGQARFLEKLDLEDGKRLVGEKLKQAWFEKMREELNR
- the addA gene encoding helicase-exonuclease AddAB subunit AddA, which codes for MNAIPFLTEEEIQKLQEAEASSSKEQKKTAEQIEAIYTSGQNILVSASAGSGKTFVMSERILDQLARGVEISQLFISTFTVKAATELKERLEKKISQKIQETDDVDLKQHLGRQLADLPNASIGTMDSFTQKFLDKHGYLIDIAPNFRILQNESEQLLLKNEVFHQVFEAHYQGENKEKFSSLVKNFAGRGKDERGLRQQVYKIYDFLQSTSSPQTWLNEFFLKGFEEADFANEKDKLTEQIKQALWDLESFFCYHLDNDAKEFPKAAYLEAVQQVLDEISSLNQESDSLAYQEVLARVVVISKEKNGRALANSSRKADLKPLADAYNEERKAQFSKLGQLADQITILDYQEHYHEDTWELAKTFQTFMSDFVEAYRECKRQENAFEFADISHYTIEILENFPQVREAYQERFHEVMVDEYQDTNHIQERMLELLSNGHNRFMVGDIKQSIYRFRQADPQIFNEKFQRYAQNPQEGKLILLKENFRSSSEVLSATNDVFARLMDQEVGEINYDSMHQLVFANTKLTPNPDNKAEFLLYDKDDSGQEEEESQADTKLTGEMRLVIKEILKLHQEKGVAFKEIALLTSSRSRNDQILLALSEYGIPIKTDGEQNNYLQSLEVQVMLDTLRVIHNPLQDYALVALMKSPMFSFDEDELARLSLQKVEDKVQENLYEKLVTAQKQVASQKELIHTALAEKLNQFMDILDSWRLYAKTHSLYDLIWKIYSDRFYYDYVGALPNGPARQANLYALALRADQFEKSNFKGLSRFIRMIDQVLEAQHDLASVAVAPPKDAVELMTIHKSKGLEFPYVFILNMDQDFNKQDSMSDVILSRQNGLGVKYIAKVETGAVEAHYPKTLKLSIPSLTYTQNEEELQLASYSEQMRLLYVAMTRAERKLYLVGKGSREKLEAKEYPAANNGKLDSNTRLQARNFQDWVWAISKVFAKEDLNFSYRFIGEDQLTGEAIGELENKSPLQDSSQSSNRQSETIKEALEMLKEVEVYNTLHHAAIELPSVQTPSQIKKFYEPVMDMEGVEITNQTQSPEKRISFDLPDFATKEKVTGAEIGSAIHELMQRINLSQQPTLASLTETLKQVQTSPAARDKINLSKILAFFDTALGQEILANTSHLYREQPFSMLKRDQKSQEDFVVRGILDGYLLYEDRIVLFDYKTDRYDQPSQLIDRYRGQLALYGEALSRAYSIENIEKYLILLGKDEVQVVKV
- a CDS encoding CPBP family intramembrane glutamic endopeptidase, which translates into the protein MKRNKAIVVYLLGTFSQIVSACLLFFLLNHFSIHSNLLTILGIFLGGISSALWGIIVAIHYFHIHFKKIVNDFLNIHTSYKHYLLSFFLIILDFSFLMFGGKIVEFSWYLPFLMFFKFIVFGGIEEIGWRYVFQPILQEKLPYFHSTILTFFSWAIWHLLFFYIDGSLATLQTLPFLFGLLTNSFILSALYIKTKNLWICVMTHSIINVLSQLTIDTDRYETYLIKIFVILVSCYMVIYKKDEYRR
- a CDS encoding type II toxin-antitoxin system PemK/MazF family toxin, which produces MIAKSEYIPEKQDIIWLDFDPSVGREIQKRRPALVVSRREYALRTGFVAVCPITHGQQRLAEKGLLVPVSSDKVNGAVNPFQLYTFDFRMRNAQKITRMDTQRFQKVVQLYQYIFEDT
- a CDS encoding ClC family H(+)/Cl(-) exchange transporter; the protein is MEEQSEIIRSKKEFAFASSTILSQVGRGIIVGIFVGLIVGSFRYLIEKGFHLVQGLYQDQAHLVRNLFIIGLFYLIVCWLSARLTRSEKDIKGSGIPQVEAELKGLMSLNWWSVLWKKYVLGILAIASGLMLGREGPSIQLGAVGGKGIAKWLKSSPVEERSLIASGAAAGLAAAFNAPIAGLLFVVEEVYHHFSRFFWVSTLAASLVANFVSLLIFGLTPVLDMPDNIPLMTLDQYWIYLLMGVFLGLSGFLYEKAVLNVGRIYDWIGQKIHLDKAYYPILAFILIIPVGIFLPQILGGGNQVVLSLTEQDFNFQVLLAYFLIRFIWSMISYGSGLPGGIFLPILALGSLLGALVGVICVNLRLVSQEQFPIFVILGMSGYFGAISKAPLTAMILVTEMVGDIRNLMPLGLVTLVAYIVMDLLKGAPVYEAMLEKMLPEEATDEGEVTLIEIPVSDKIAGKQVHELNLPHNVLITTQVHNGKSQTVNGSTRMYLGDMIHLVIPKSEIGKVKDLLL
- the mazE gene encoding type II toxin-antitoxin system PemI/MazE family antitoxin, yielding MNTVKTRKVGNSLTVTIPKNLGMTEGQEMVVYKGVDGVIVLAPKLKDPFDGIADLRMTNDFEGVRLLDSEI
- a CDS encoding ribonuclease HII; protein product: MTTIKEIRELLATVKELGNPLFLEFEKDTRSGVQKEINKRKKAIQAELDEDLRLESMLSYEKELYKQGMTLIAGVDEVGRGPLAGPVVAAAVILPKDCKIRGLNDSKKIPKKKHLEIYQAVQEQALAIGVGIMDNYIIDQVNIYEATKLAMKEAIFQLSPQPEHLLIDAMKLELPISQTSIIKGDANSLSIAAASIVAKVTRDNIMKDYDNQYPDYDFRTNAGYGTAKHLEGLEKLGVTPIHRTSFEPVKTLVSTKKDK
- the ylqF gene encoding ribosome biogenesis GTPase YlqF, encoding MATIQWFPGHMSKARRQVQENLKFVDFVTILVDARLPLSSQNPMLNKIVGDKPKLLILNKADLADPAMTKEWRQYFESQGIQTLAINSKEQVTVKVVTDAAKKLMADKIARQKERGIKIETLRTMIIGIPNAGKSTLMNRLAGKKIAVVGNKPGVTKGQQWLKTNKDLEILDTPGILWPKFEDDAVALKLALTGAIKDQLLPMDEVTIFGLNYFKKHYPDKLAERFKQMKIEEEAPVIIMDMTRALGFRDDYDRFYSLFVKEVRDGKLGNYTLDTLDDIDDDD